One segment of Chiloscyllium plagiosum isolate BGI_BamShark_2017 chromosome 5, ASM401019v2, whole genome shotgun sequence DNA contains the following:
- the LOC122550300 gene encoding protein FAM237A-like isoform X2 — protein MQCLGGSLSLMLIWMLTVVLAQKRNTDPMSLGEIDPQCWESSSLALVEMKKLRVAETVSGLWDFMIYLKLSEKPKHSALFIDLAQLFWDIYVDCVLSRSHGLGRRQIVTGYTLMYPQYTTGLARSSDKQLKF, from the exons ATGcagtgccttggcggcagcttgTCCCTGATGCTGATCTGGATGCTGACGGTGGTTCTGGCCCAGAAAAGGAACACAGACCCAATGAGCCTGGGGGAGATCGACCCGCAGTGCTGGGAGAGCTCCTCTCTCGCCCTGGTCGAGATGAAGAAGCTGCGGGTCGCCGAGACGGTCAGCGGCCTCTGGGACTTCATGATCTACCTGAAACTCTCGGAGAAACCCAAACACTCCGCCTTGTTCATTGACCTGGCTCAGCTGTTCTGGGATATATATGTGGACTGTGTACTCTCAAGGTCTCATGGACTGGGCAGGAGGCAGATCGTTACGGGATATACCCTGATGTACCCACAGTACACGACAG GGTTGGCACGTTCAAGTGACAAGCAATTAAAGTTCTAA